A single Dreissena polymorpha isolate Duluth1 chromosome 14, UMN_Dpol_1.0, whole genome shotgun sequence DNA region contains:
- the LOC127857081 gene encoding uncharacterized protein LOC127857081 isoform X1, producing MSMIRKRKLHSIKTVYKGKNRRTVGLHVTEKWGSRQKLGTQSQELAEIQIENEKPETNLIANCATNSSSVSDVDTSVTFDENRRYDTEKAKRLEEWKSISPEIMSAYVQMQTPNKRQCADCCLSTDELYRCCDCCSWETTCLTCLRLRHKHPHLHLEEHGLPFFH from the exons ATGTCAATGATCCGGAAGCGAAAGCTTCATTCTATTAAAACTGTGTACAAGGGGAAAAACCGGCGAACAGTAGGCCTACATGTCACCGAGAAGTGGGGCAGTAGGCAAAAGCTTGGAACGCAATCACAAGAACTTGCAGAAATTCAGATTGAGAATGAGAAaccagaaacaaacttaattgctaACTGTGCTACAAATAGCAGTTCAGTATCAGACGTAGATACTTCGGTTACATTTG ATGAAAATAGAAGATACGATACTGAAAAGGCCAAACGTCTTGAAGAATGGAAAAGTATATCTCCAGAAATTATGTCTGCTTATGTACAAATGCAGACACCCAATAAGCGACAATGTGCTGATTGTTGTCTCTCCACAGATGAACTGTACAGGTGTTGTGATTGCTGTTCATGGGAGACTACGTGCCTCACATGCTTGCGGTTGAGGCATAAACATCCTCATCTGCATTTGGAAG AACATGGCTTACCTTTCTTtcattga
- the LOC127857081 gene encoding uncharacterized protein LOC127857081 isoform X2, translating into MSMIRKRKLHSIKTVYKGKNRRTVGLHVTEKWGSRQKLGTQSQELAEIQIENEKPETNLIANCATNSSSVSDVDTSVTFDELYRCCDCCSWETTCLTCLRLRHKHPHLHLEEHGLPFFH; encoded by the exons ATGTCAATGATCCGGAAGCGAAAGCTTCATTCTATTAAAACTGTGTACAAGGGGAAAAACCGGCGAACAGTAGGCCTACATGTCACCGAGAAGTGGGGCAGTAGGCAAAAGCTTGGAACGCAATCACAAGAACTTGCAGAAATTCAGATTGAGAATGAGAAaccagaaacaaacttaattgctaACTGTGCTACAAATAGCAGTTCAGTATCAGACGTAGATACTTCGGTTACATTTG ATGAACTGTACAGGTGTTGTGATTGCTGTTCATGGGAGACTACGTGCCTCACATGCTTGCGGTTGAGGCATAAACATCCTCATCTGCATTTGGAAG AACATGGCTTACCTTTCTTtcattga